The following are encoded together in the Tepidiforma bonchosmolovskayae genome:
- a CDS encoding branched-chain amino acid ABC transporter permease, which produces MDFVRTFDYRKNWFFPLLILAGLIWLVEPQTNIADIPAIGKLVRPAAGLAALLSLSAIATVVAALALSPLLDRSPAAARALRWAGYALIIAFFLFMPLYVEKIPHASMLKMTVAIQFMIVIVGINLLTGFGGQISLGQSAFFAIGGYTLGIGFRQWEMPWGWSLLIAPLLAGVAGFLIGIPALRFKGPYLALATLSLAVTVTPLAKKFEHYTGGVQGVSMFGKLNIPFWETNPDRFFYYLTAVLALLVFVLAANIRRGRFGRALVAIRDNETAAAAMGVNVALYKMTVFGIAGAFAGLAGALNGVVIQFVSPDQYSPLLSIRFLVGAVIGGVATINGAIIGGLFQQFVPDVTVSINKSAPDAIQAAILIVFMYVMRHGVVGFLEQTWRYARSGMRMRKPAAAQEAAAIAGRPGEAGAGRS; this is translated from the coding sequence ATGGACTTCGTGCGAACGTTCGACTACCGCAAGAACTGGTTCTTCCCGCTGCTCATCCTCGCCGGCCTCATCTGGCTGGTGGAGCCGCAGACGAACATCGCCGATATCCCGGCAATCGGGAAGCTGGTGCGGCCGGCCGCGGGCCTCGCCGCCCTCCTGAGCCTGAGCGCCATCGCCACGGTCGTCGCGGCGCTGGCCCTTTCGCCCCTGCTCGACCGCAGCCCGGCCGCCGCACGGGCGCTCCGCTGGGCCGGGTATGCGCTCATCATCGCGTTCTTCCTCTTCATGCCGCTCTACGTGGAGAAGATCCCGCACGCCTCGATGCTGAAGATGACGGTCGCCATCCAGTTCATGATCGTCATCGTCGGGATCAACCTCCTCACCGGCTTCGGCGGCCAGATTTCGCTCGGGCAGAGCGCGTTTTTCGCCATCGGCGGCTACACCCTCGGCATCGGCTTCCGGCAGTGGGAGATGCCGTGGGGCTGGTCGCTGCTCATTGCGCCGCTCCTCGCCGGGGTTGCCGGATTCCTCATCGGCATCCCGGCGCTCCGCTTCAAAGGGCCGTACCTGGCCCTCGCGACCCTCTCGCTCGCCGTGACGGTGACCCCGCTGGCAAAGAAGTTCGAGCACTACACCGGCGGCGTGCAGGGCGTCTCCATGTTCGGGAAGCTGAACATCCCGTTCTGGGAAACGAACCCCGACCGGTTCTTCTACTACCTCACGGCGGTCCTCGCGCTGCTCGTCTTTGTGCTGGCGGCGAACATCCGGCGGGGCCGGTTCGGGCGGGCGCTGGTCGCCATCCGCGACAACGAGACCGCTGCCGCGGCGATGGGCGTCAATGTGGCGCTCTACAAGATGACCGTCTTCGGCATCGCCGGGGCCTTTGCCGGGCTGGCCGGCGCCCTCAATGGCGTGGTCATCCAGTTCGTTTCGCCCGACCAGTACTCGCCGCTCCTCTCCATCCGCTTCCTCGTCGGCGCGGTCATCGGCGGGGTGGCGACGATCAACGGGGCGATCATCGGCGGCCTGTTCCAGCAGTTCGTGCCCGATGTCACCGTGTCCATCAACAAGTCGGCGCCCGATGCAATCCAGGCGGCCATCCTCATCGTATTCATGTACGTGATGCGGCATGGGGTGGTCGGATTCCTGGAGCAGACGTGGCGGTACGCCCGCTCCGGGATGCGCATGCGCAAACCGGCGGCTGCCCAGGAGGCGGCCGCCATCGCCGGGCGGCCGGGCGAGGCCGGGGCGGGCCGGTCCTGA
- a CDS encoding branched-chain amino acid ABC transporter permease yields the protein MTEFIQLVLAGTANGCIYGLLALALVLIYRSTHIINFGQGEMAMFSTYICWSFLNAGMGYWVAVPLTLILAFAAGLAVQRILIRPVQNAPELTIVIVTLGLYLFFNSLALWIYSGVPKPFPLPTGVRQASWQVGDIFIVPYHLFIFVVLIVLMLALYVLFQRTKLGLGLRAAAAQPVSSQLVGINVGWMLALGWGIAAAAGALAGILSAPIVQLEPNFMATVLIFSFASATLGGFDSPPGAVVGGIALGNIVALGGRYIEFIGTQLDIVLALVVIVAVLLVRPAGLFGRQAVQRV from the coding sequence ATGACCGAATTCATCCAGCTGGTGCTGGCCGGCACGGCGAACGGGTGCATCTACGGCCTGCTCGCGCTCGCCCTCGTGCTCATCTACCGGTCGACGCACATCATCAACTTCGGCCAGGGCGAGATGGCGATGTTCTCGACCTACATCTGCTGGTCGTTCCTGAACGCGGGCATGGGCTACTGGGTGGCGGTGCCGCTCACGCTCATCCTGGCGTTCGCGGCCGGGCTCGCCGTCCAGCGCATCCTCATCCGGCCGGTGCAGAACGCGCCCGAGCTCACCATCGTCATCGTGACGCTCGGTCTCTACCTCTTCTTCAACTCGCTGGCGCTCTGGATCTACTCCGGCGTGCCGAAGCCGTTCCCGCTGCCCACCGGCGTCCGCCAGGCCTCCTGGCAGGTGGGCGATATCTTCATCGTCCCCTACCACCTGTTCATCTTCGTGGTGCTCATCGTCCTGATGCTGGCCCTCTACGTGCTCTTCCAGCGGACGAAGCTGGGGCTGGGGCTGCGGGCCGCCGCCGCGCAGCCGGTTTCGAGCCAGCTGGTGGGCATCAACGTCGGCTGGATGCTCGCCCTCGGCTGGGGGATTGCCGCCGCGGCCGGCGCCCTGGCCGGCATCCTCTCGGCGCCGATCGTCCAGCTTGAGCCGAACTTCATGGCGACCGTGCTCATCTTCTCCTTCGCCTCGGCCACCCTCGGCGGGTTCGATTCGCCGCCCGGCGCGGTCGTCGGCGGGATTGCGCTCGGCAACATCGTGGCCCTCGGCGGGCGCTACATCGAATTCATCGGGACGCAGCTCGATATCGTGCTCGCGCTCGTCGTCATCGTCGCTGTTCTCCTGGTCCGCCCGGCCGGTCTCTTCGGGCGCCAGGCCGTGCAGAGGGTGTAG
- a CDS encoding ABC transporter ATP-binding protein, with amino-acid sequence MTAILEAKNLRAAYGDRPVIFGIDISVPQGGIVALLGANGAGKTTTLRALLAQTRTWGEITYQGQRINGASTQDLVRMGMVMVPEGRGTFVDFTVEENLRLGAYSRRDSDGIRKDIARVYEYFPVLGQRRNQRAGSMSGGEQQMLAIGRALMARPKLLLLDEPSLGLAPLIVQEIFQILTTINREEGVSMLLVEQDAVRALKVASYAYLLETGRVAMEGPAAQLAGSEDVRRAYLGY; translated from the coding sequence ATGACGGCGATTCTCGAAGCGAAGAACCTGCGCGCCGCCTACGGCGACCGGCCGGTCATCTTCGGCATCGATATCTCCGTGCCGCAGGGCGGCATTGTGGCCCTCCTCGGCGCGAACGGCGCGGGCAAGACCACCACGCTCCGCGCGCTGCTCGCCCAGACGCGCACCTGGGGCGAGATCACCTACCAGGGCCAGCGGATCAACGGGGCCTCCACGCAGGACCTCGTCCGCATGGGGATGGTGATGGTGCCCGAGGGGCGCGGCACGTTCGTCGACTTCACCGTGGAGGAGAACCTCCGCCTGGGCGCGTACTCCCGCCGCGACAGCGACGGCATCAGGAAGGACATCGCCCGGGTGTACGAGTACTTCCCGGTGCTCGGCCAGCGGCGGAACCAGCGCGCCGGCTCCATGTCGGGCGGCGAGCAGCAGATGCTGGCGATCGGGCGGGCGCTCATGGCGCGCCCGAAGCTGCTCCTCCTCGATGAGCCATCGCTCGGGCTGGCGCCGCTCATCGTGCAGGAGATTTTCCAGATCCTGACCACCATCAACCGGGAAGAGGGCGTGAGCATGCTCCTCGTGGAGCAGGATGCGGTGCGCGCGCTCAAGGTGGCGTCGTACGCCTACCTGCTCGAAACGGGCAGAGTGGCGATGGAGGGGCCGGCGGCGCAACTCGCCGGCAGCGAAGATGTCCGCCGGGCCTACCTTGGCTACTGA
- a CDS encoding ABC transporter ATP-binding protein, whose translation MTSSTNGAQPLLSVRNITLRFGGLVALDDVSFDVPAGQIVGLIGPNGAGKTTMFNAITRLYHPQAGEIWYGGRNLLSLAAHEVPRLGIARTFQNLALFPSMTVRDNIRVGAHARTRSDVFSQALRLPWVNREEREAEAAVNEAIAYLGLERVADHPAAGLPFGTLKRIELARALVAKPKLLLLDEPAGGLNHEEVSALGALIKDIRERFDVTVLLVEHHMGLVMGISEKVVVLDFGKKIADGTPAEVQRDPEVIRAYLGVEA comes from the coding sequence ATGACGAGTTCCACCAACGGGGCCCAGCCGCTCCTCAGCGTGCGCAACATCACGCTGCGGTTCGGCGGCCTGGTCGCCCTCGACGATGTCTCGTTCGACGTCCCCGCCGGGCAGATTGTCGGGCTCATCGGGCCCAACGGCGCGGGCAAGACGACGATGTTCAACGCCATCACCCGCCTGTACCACCCGCAGGCGGGCGAGATCTGGTACGGCGGGCGGAACCTGCTCAGCCTTGCGGCCCATGAGGTGCCGCGCCTCGGCATCGCCCGCACCTTCCAGAACCTGGCGCTCTTCCCGTCGATGACGGTGCGGGACAACATCCGCGTCGGCGCCCACGCCCGCACGCGCTCCGACGTCTTCTCGCAGGCGCTGCGGCTGCCGTGGGTGAACCGCGAAGAGCGCGAGGCCGAAGCCGCCGTCAACGAAGCGATCGCCTACCTCGGGCTGGAGCGGGTGGCCGACCACCCGGCGGCGGGCCTCCCCTTCGGCACGCTGAAGCGGATCGAGCTCGCCCGCGCGCTCGTGGCCAAGCCGAAGCTGCTCCTCCTCGACGAGCCGGCCGGCGGCCTGAACCACGAAGAGGTCAGCGCCCTCGGCGCGCTCATCAAGGACATCCGCGAGCGGTTCGATGTCACCGTGCTGCTCGTCGAGCACCACATGGGCCTCGTGATGGGCATCAGCGAGAAGGTGGTGGTGCTCGACTTCGGCAAGAAGATTGCGGACGGTACGCCCGCGGAGGTGCAGCGCGACCCGGAGGTCATCCGCGCGTACCTGGGGGTGGAGGCATGA
- a CDS encoding DUF3179 domain-containing protein, which yields MRTHALPFLAPLLALAAACSGGSAPVATPAPPPTPTATLSPVDRLISFQSEFPDWPNTDFSRATVDPREILRGCPARDCIPPLDADGAVTISAPRGGRARFAPAETLSYADRLPVAVVTVDGITKGYPLHILTWHEVVNDRFGERPVVVTFCPLCNTAIAFDRRVGGQVLDFGVSGNLRHSDLVMWDRQTESWWQQATGEGIVGAYAGQRLEPLPASIVPWGEFRRAFPRAPALTEDTGFDRAYGINPYEFYDAASQPFLFQGTPDPRLPALERVVALDRAGRGLAVPMEALAAAKVANVEAGGVPVAVFWMPGAASALDQREIAQSRDIGAAAAYEARLGGRTLRFAPGPEPGTFTDDATGSTWDIFGRAVAGPLAGRQLTPALHTTEFWFAWAAFHPGTAIWRP from the coding sequence ATGCGCACGCACGCCCTCCCCTTCCTTGCGCCGCTCCTCGCCCTCGCGGCGGCCTGCAGCGGCGGCTCTGCGCCCGTGGCGACGCCGGCGCCGCCGCCCACGCCGACCGCCACCCTCTCGCCGGTTGACCGCCTCATCAGCTTTCAGTCGGAGTTCCCCGACTGGCCGAACACCGACTTCTCCCGCGCGACCGTGGACCCGCGCGAAATCCTCCGCGGCTGCCCCGCGCGCGACTGCATCCCCCCGCTCGATGCCGATGGCGCCGTCACTATCTCTGCGCCGCGCGGCGGCCGGGCCCGCTTCGCGCCGGCCGAAACGCTCAGCTACGCCGACCGGCTGCCCGTTGCGGTGGTCACGGTCGACGGCATTACGAAGGGGTACCCGCTCCATATCCTCACCTGGCACGAGGTGGTGAACGACCGCTTCGGCGAGCGGCCGGTGGTCGTCACCTTCTGCCCGCTGTGCAACACGGCGATCGCCTTCGACCGGCGCGTCGGCGGGCAGGTGCTCGATTTCGGCGTCTCCGGCAACCTCCGCCACTCCGATCTCGTGATGTGGGACCGGCAGACCGAGAGCTGGTGGCAGCAGGCCACCGGCGAGGGCATCGTGGGCGCCTATGCGGGGCAGCGGCTGGAGCCGCTCCCGGCGAGCATCGTGCCCTGGGGCGAGTTCCGCCGCGCCTTCCCCCGGGCGCCCGCGCTCACCGAGGACACCGGTTTCGATCGGGCCTACGGCATCAACCCCTACGAGTTCTACGACGCCGCGAGCCAGCCCTTCCTCTTCCAGGGCACGCCCGACCCGCGCCTGCCCGCGCTCGAACGGGTGGTCGCGCTCGACCGGGCCGGCCGCGGCCTGGCGGTGCCGATGGAGGCGCTGGCGGCCGCGAAGGTGGCGAACGTGGAGGCGGGCGGCGTACCGGTGGCCGTCTTCTGGATGCCCGGCGCCGCCTCGGCGCTCGACCAGCGGGAGATCGCGCAGTCGCGCGATATCGGCGCTGCCGCCGCGTACGAAGCCCGGCTCGGCGGGCGGACGCTCCGCTTCGCGCCCGGCCCGGAACCCGGCACGTTCACCGACGACGCGACCGGCTCCACCTGGGACATCTTCGGGCGCGCGGTTGCCGGGCCGCTGGCCGGCCGGCAGCTGACGCCTGCCCTGCACACCACGGAGTTCTGGTTCGCGTGGGCGGCCTTCCACCCCGGCACCGCCATCTGGCGGCCGTGA